From the genome of Streptomyces sp. NBC_01304:
ACCGAGGCCCGCGCCGAGCGTGCGGCGGACGGGAGTTGGCGGGTGAGCGGGCGCAAGTGGTTCGTCGGCGCGGCCGCCGAGGCCGACCTGGTCGCCGTGCTCGCCCGCACCGACGGCACGGCGCCGGACCCCGAGGGCCTGTCGCTCTTCCTGGTGCCCACCGACGCGCCGGGCTTCCAGCTGGTGCGCGAGCTTCCGGTCCTCGGCACGGGCGGACAGTGGGAGATCGAGCTGGACGAGGTCGCGGTGGATGACGACTTCCTGATCGGCGGGCGCGGCAAGGGCCTGTCGGTGGCCGGGTCCCGGCTGCAGCTCGGCCGGACGCTGAGCTGTCTGCACTGGCTCGGGCAGGCGCGGCGCGCCTTCGACCTGATGCGCGAGCGGGCCGTGCACCGCACCCGTACGCAAGGGACGCTCGGGGACCTTCAGTTGGTGCAGAGCCATGTCTTCGAGTCGCTGCTCGCGCTGCGCACCACCCGGCCGCTGGTGTACGAGGCGGTGGCGCGTCTCGATGCGGGCCTCGACGCGCATGTCGAGGTCGGGCTCGCGAAGGTGGCCGCCGCGCGGATGCTGCAGCAGGTCACGGACGCGGCGATCCAGGTGCACGGGGCGGCCGACCTGGGCCCGGACACGGCCCTGCCCTCGCTCTTCCGCAACGGCAGGATGGCGCGGATCGTGGACGGGCCGGACGAGCTGCACATCACGTCGGTGGCGGGGCGGGTGCTGCGTACGGACCACGGAGTCTGACCCGATGCCGCGCACGAACTGCCAAGGAGTCCGACCCGATCGGACCTGATCCGGCCCGGCCCCGGCCGACCCGATCTGCCGTGTCCTGAGCCGCAGTTCGGACGCGTACACCGGGGAGCGCGGGCGGACCTCCGAAAGACTGCCCGCCCTGCTTGACCCGTGGGACGCGAATGCGACGATGAGCCCTCCATGACTGCTGGACGGTGTGCGCGCGCGGTACGGGCCGGGGTGTTCTCGGCCGTCTGCGTGCTGCTCGCTTCCCTCGGGCACCTGCTGATGACCGGGACCATCGTGCCCTGTTGGACCCTGATCGCCGGGGCGCTGTTCATCGGGGCCGGGGCCTGGAGTCTGGGCGGGCGCGAGCGCGGTCCGGCGATGGTCGTCATGCTCACGCTGGCCGCGCAGGCGGCGCTGCATCTCGCCTTCTCCTTGTCCCGTACGGCAGTCGGGGGCGCGCCGGGACCGCAGGGGCACGGCGCGCACGACGTGCCGTTCACCGCCGTCGGGGCCCTCGGCGCGCTGGGCCACGACATGTCCGCCACCTCCATGAGCGCCCTGGCGATGAACGGCATGCCCACGGACGGCATTCCGGTGGGCGGGATGTTCGCCGCGCACGTGCTGGCGGCCCTGCTGAGCGGGCTGTGGCTCGCGCACGGCGAGCGGGCGACCTTCCGGATCCTGCGCGCCGTCGCCGGCTGGCTCGGCGCCCCGCTCCGGGTGCTGTTCCTGATCGCGCCGCTGCCGCGCGGTCCACGGCTGCGCATGCGCCGCGCCCGCGCCGCGCACATCCTGCGTCCCCTGCTGCTCGTCCACACCCTCACGTCCAGAGGACCACCGGCGCGGCCCGCTGTCCTGTGACAGCCGGCCCCGAGGTCGCCGCGGCCCCACGGCGCGCGCG
Proteins encoded in this window:
- a CDS encoding acyl-CoA dehydrogenase family protein, which translates into the protein MQSQVPVTYGLPHCPHGMREVRDQIAEFVRRRIVPREDVLDRGGSDATAALRTLQGAARQQGLWALPLPVGIGGQGLPLALYAPLAEAEGASDHGPAALGSATLLDALTLQQHGSQRVHDLFLKRLVAGELRMSFAMTEPGTPGTEPRLTEARAERAADGSWRVSGRKWFVGAAAEADLVAVLARTDGTAPDPEGLSLFLVPTDAPGFQLVRELPVLGTGGQWEIELDEVAVDDDFLIGGRGKGLSVAGSRLQLGRTLSCLHWLGQARRAFDLMRERAVHRTRTQGTLGDLQLVQSHVFESLLALRTTRPLVYEAVARLDAGLDAHVEVGLAKVAAARMLQQVTDAAIQVHGAADLGPDTALPSLFRNGRMARIVDGPDELHITSVAGRVLRTDHGV